The Pseudanabaena sp. BC1403 genome contains a region encoding:
- a CDS encoding HAD-IC family P-type ATPase codes for MSQPTSENTPDSPAIASPNVDIGLSEAEVNDRKQRGDINVVVMRSSRTYNDIFKENVFTLFNVTFGVILILMMALGQITDAIFSGFSVFMNILVGVAQEIQAKLTLDKLALLSVQKVKVRRDGEAREIPVGELVRDDLIELNPGDRAPVDGAVLFSQNVEMDESLLTGESDPVAKQIDDIVLSGSFCLAGSCVFRADKIGNESYAVKLSQSSRVYKRVFTPLQKKIDVLVEIFVLVLIVAAFLHVASSLNSGRSMVDTIRYASVIINSFVPAGLILSISVAFAIGAVEISKRRTLIQKINAVDSMNSVRILCTDKTGTLTQNKLVVKEIVPLGDTDQDSLRELIALYTNLMGTQNSSAKAMATFTDKPRSPAQLVSEVPFSSSRKWGAIAIDIGTTIMVGAPEILFANPEMQEKAKQYGRQGLRAIAVVTSEDTFDASDKNPALPNNRRDRGLVLLEDSLRPDVIETISELQNKNIRLKVISGDSVETVASIARQAGIAVPDDAVFTQKDLEAMDSPTFSRSAASGAVFGRITPDMKRRLISAMVKRGGYVGMVGDGVNDVPAFKEAQLAIAMNDGAQISKDVADIVLLDNNLSALPQAFAAGDDIKQKILSSALLYLTKNIMVILTISFAGFVQLPFPVEPRHMTVLTMAVVGLPTIWIAFGWLKPVRLENFLRDVLGYSCIAGIFGAIAMTIGYIFSYYISGWALLKVPYSSTVINSDAFQDIAKGQAQCVSTFIGMLFCLFVFWSITDISIWKLRTLFKNSTAAILGILSVGISAIFMLLFPAFFQVEVPDQFGWSMVIFLPTASYYVLRMMQSSKLFRHLPRYLSQP; via the coding sequence ATGTCACAACCTACATCAGAAAATACTCCTGACTCGCCCGCGATCGCATCGCCAAACGTCGATATAGGACTTAGCGAAGCTGAGGTTAATGATCGCAAGCAACGCGGTGATATCAATGTCGTAGTGATGCGATCGAGTCGCACCTACAATGACATTTTCAAAGAAAACGTTTTTACATTATTTAACGTTACCTTTGGGGTGATTTTAATCTTGATGATGGCACTTGGACAAATTACCGATGCCATCTTTTCAGGATTTTCGGTATTTATGAATATTCTGGTCGGTGTGGCGCAAGAAATTCAGGCAAAGCTGACGCTGGATAAACTCGCCTTGCTGTCAGTACAGAAAGTAAAAGTACGTCGTGATGGTGAAGCGCGGGAAATTCCTGTCGGTGAGTTGGTGCGTGATGATCTGATTGAACTGAATCCCGGTGATCGCGCTCCAGTAGATGGTGCAGTGCTATTTTCTCAAAATGTGGAAATGGATGAATCATTGCTAACAGGAGAGTCCGATCCTGTAGCAAAACAAATTGACGACATTGTGTTATCGGGTTCTTTCTGTTTAGCAGGAAGTTGTGTATTTCGTGCCGACAAAATTGGCAATGAGAGCTATGCCGTAAAGCTATCGCAGTCTTCGCGTGTTTATAAGCGAGTCTTTACACCTTTACAAAAGAAGATTGATGTTCTCGTCGAAATTTTTGTACTAGTGCTGATTGTGGCGGCGTTCTTGCATGTCGCATCTAGCCTCAATTCGGGGCGGTCGATGGTAGATACGATTCGCTATGCTTCGGTAATTATCAATAGTTTTGTGCCAGCAGGTTTAATTCTCTCGATTAGTGTTGCCTTTGCGATCGGTGCGGTAGAAATCAGTAAGCGACGCACTTTGATTCAAAAAATCAATGCCGTTGATTCAATGAATAGTGTGCGCATTCTCTGTACTGATAAAACGGGAACGCTGACCCAAAATAAACTTGTGGTGAAAGAGATCGTGCCTTTAGGTGATACCGATCAAGATTCACTGCGCGAGCTAATTGCTCTCTATACAAATCTGATGGGAACTCAGAATAGTAGTGCCAAGGCAATGGCGACTTTTACAGATAAGCCCCGATCGCCTGCACAATTAGTCAGTGAAGTTCCCTTTAGTTCTAGCCGTAAATGGGGTGCGATCGCGATCGATATCGGCACAACGATTATGGTCGGTGCGCCCGAAATTTTATTTGCCAATCCTGAAATGCAGGAAAAAGCTAAGCAATATGGAAGACAGGGTTTGCGGGCGATCGCCGTAGTCACCAGTGAAGATACTTTTGACGCATCTGATAAAAACCCTGCCCTACCAAACAACCGCCGCGATCGCGGCTTAGTCCTTCTCGAAGATAGTCTGCGTCCCGATGTGATCGAGACGATCTCTGAATTACAAAATAAAAATATTCGCCTCAAAGTGATTTCGGGCGATAGTGTCGAAACTGTCGCCTCGATCGCTCGTCAAGCAGGAATTGCCGTTCCCGATGATGCGGTGTTTACGCAAAAAGATTTAGAAGCTATGGATTCGCCCACCTTTAGCCGTTCAGCAGCCTCTGGCGCAGTATTTGGCAGAATCACCCCCGACATGAAACGTCGTCTTATTTCGGCGATGGTGAAGCGCGGTGGTTATGTGGGCATGGTGGGCGATGGGGTGAATGATGTACCTGCATTTAAGGAAGCGCAACTTGCGATCGCGATGAATGACGGTGCACAGATCAGTAAAGATGTTGCAGATATCGTGTTGCTCGACAACAATCTGTCGGCTTTGCCCCAAGCCTTCGCCGCAGGGGATGACATTAAGCAAAAAATCCTCTCTTCGGCTTTGCTTTATCTCACCAAAAATATCATGGTGATTCTCACGATTTCCTTTGCAGGATTTGTACAGCTTCCCTTTCCTGTCGAACCTCGTCACATGACGGTTTTAACAATGGCAGTAGTTGGTTTACCGACGATTTGGATTGCCTTTGGTTGGCTAAAACCAGTGAGACTAGAGAACTTCCTACGCGATGTCTTGGGCTATAGCTGTATTGCAGGGATTTTTGGAGCGATCGCGATGACTATCGGCTATATCTTTTCCTATTACATCAGTGGTTGGGCGCTACTCAAGGTTCCCTATAGTTCAACCGTGATCAATTCAGATGCTTTTCAAGATATTGCTAAAGGTCAAGCACAATGTGTTAGCACTTTTATCGGTATGCTTTTCTGTCTATTTGTGTTTTGGAGCATCACTGATATTTCTATATGGAAATTACGGACTCTTTTCAAAAATTCTACGGCTGCGATTCTCGGCATTCTATCAGTTGGGATTTCTGCCATATTCATGTTGCTGTTCCCTGCATTTTTTCAAGTTGAAGTTCCCGATCAGTTTGGTTGGTCGATGGTGATCTTTTTGCCAACTGCTAGTTATTACGTATTACGAATGATGCAATCGAGCAAGTTGTTTCGTCATTTGCCACGCTATCTCAGTCAGCCCTAA
- a CDS encoding ABC transporter permease: protein MDKLFSLDELLQRIGSRPDGNIWMALVVDIDDIESIVTDLQDTIEIFSECNTATISGKSDARALINQISEASEEYFLLWKLDDWDNNEWKIFDALRSRLDKGNKGGLLVLSEQANDLMIHNAPNFVSWLGARIYYLQKDAEILSDEECDRRLAALQEWTGKTNGEVIVLAENRQLPTDPEYGEWLILLNRGDLLERQK from the coding sequence ATGGATAAACTATTTTCTTTAGATGAATTATTGCAAAGAATTGGCTCTCGTCCAGATGGGAATATCTGGATGGCTCTTGTTGTAGATATTGATGATATAGAATCGATAGTTACAGACTTACAAGATACTATTGAAATTTTTAGTGAATGTAATACGGCTACTATATCTGGCAAATCTGACGCAAGAGCTTTAATCAACCAGATTAGTGAAGCATCAGAAGAATATTTTTTACTGTGGAAATTAGATGATTGGGATAATAATGAATGGAAAATTTTTGATGCTTTGAGAAGTCGATTAGATAAAGGTAATAAAGGAGGATTACTTGTACTTTCTGAGCAAGCTAATGATTTAATGATACATAACGCACCTAACTTTGTAAGTTGGTTAGGAGCAAGAATATATTATTTACAAAAAGATGCAGAAATACTAAGTGATGAAGAATGCGATCGCCGTCTAGCTGCACTACAAGAATGGACTGGCAAAACTAATGGTGAAGTGATTGTTTTGGCTGAAAATCGTCAACTTCCAACCGATCCAGAATATGGAGAGTGGCTAATTTTACTTAATCGAGGTGACTTGCTTGAGCGACAAAAATAA
- the thiS gene encoding sulfur carrier protein ThiS — protein MSMITLQVNGDDRKCEPNLTMIELLEYLGLNPRLVAVEYNGEILHRQLWENTIIQNSDRLEIVTIVGGG, from the coding sequence ATGTCTATGATTACGTTGCAAGTGAATGGTGACGATCGCAAATGTGAACCAAATCTCACGATGATCGAATTGCTGGAATATTTAGGACTAAATCCTCGCTTAGTTGCTGTGGAGTACAACGGCGAGATTTTACATCGTCAACTCTGGGAAAATACGATTATCCAAAATAGCGATCGCCTAGAAATCGTCACCATTGTTGGTGGCGGTTAG